One segment of Maridesulfovibrio bastinii DSM 16055 DNA contains the following:
- a CDS encoding cytidylyltransferase domain-containing protein produces the protein MNVLGIIPARGGSKGVPDKNIRKVGGTPLLEWAIKGACESNLTHFVVSSDSDKILNLAAQNSCETVRRPDKLAQDKTPMLPVLQNAVEIMEKRHSIQYDYCVILQPTTPFRTGRHIDESIEMLGKNDCDSVVSVYKVDDHHPARMYTLKNGLLEKFAPEIADVRRQELPAVFHRNGLIYTFKRDLLKKDTFLGDKIKPYVMGLEVSVNIDNEMDLAFADFLISSRQ, from the coding sequence ATGAATGTTCTCGGAATAATACCGGCAAGAGGTGGTTCAAAAGGAGTCCCTGATAAAAATATCCGCAAAGTCGGTGGGACACCTCTGCTTGAGTGGGCTATAAAAGGAGCCTGCGAGTCAAATTTAACCCACTTTGTTGTGAGCTCTGACAGTGATAAAATTTTAAATCTTGCAGCTCAGAACAGTTGTGAAACTGTCAGACGACCGGACAAACTGGCGCAGGATAAAACACCAATGCTTCCTGTTCTCCAGAATGCCGTAGAAATAATGGAAAAACGCCATTCAATACAATATGATTACTGCGTTATCCTCCAGCCGACAACACCGTTTCGCACGGGCAGACATATTGATGAATCGATAGAAATGCTCGGGAAAAACGACTGTGACTCAGTCGTCAGTGTATACAAAGTTGACGATCATCATCCTGCAAGAATGTACACTTTAAAAAATGGTCTACTGGAAAAATTTGCTCCGGAAATTGCTGATGTAAGGCGTCAGGAGCTACCGGCAGTCTTCCATCGCAACGGGCTTATTTATACATTCAAAAGAGACCTTCTTAAAAAAGACACTTTCCTCGGTGACAAAATAAAACCCTATGTAATGGGACTTGAAGTAAGTGTTAATATTGATAATGAAATGGATCTTGCTTTTGCAGACTTTTTAATCTCCAGCAGGCAATAA
- a CDS encoding ABC transporter ATP-binding protein: protein MLEKIRALTTRKEKRTIVLLVALSVLISAIETVGISAILPFISLANDFSLATANKYYNYVYQLLGFNSPEKFIIVFGYLLIIFYISRGFINLLYFYLIHKFSQGMYLSLGTRLFTNYVNIKYQDMTTRNSSDLSKKLITEMDFAAKYFYAFLLLISELFVSTFLYCALLYVDYKVTIALTLFMGIMVVTLLKTVSVLIKKEGNKRNSFQEKYYRAISETLNNLKFIKLLSGEKKAVASLQESGKGYTRSVVMNNTYSTVPRLSLEGIGFSLLIGALLLTLVQGGQISRIIPVISLFALAMYRLLPSANRILNSYNIMQFYSKTLDLIYEDYNIETQKLGNEPIDFNNEISIENLSFKYNTNTVLDNITLNIKKGEKIALIGESGSGKSTLADIIIGMYSSYSGKVKVDGVELGNSNLLSWRKKIGYIPQSIYLFDSTVAENVTFGRSYDEEKIYNSLEKSKILSHLEHKDGLQTMVGENGTQLSGGQKQRIGIARALYGNPEVYVMDEATASLDKETESQIMEQFFEIGKNKTLIIIAHRLSTIEKCDTVYRIKDKKIYIEKKNDE from the coding sequence ATGCTGGAAAAAATCCGCGCACTCACAACCAGGAAAGAAAAAAGAACTATAGTTCTGCTTGTTGCTTTGTCAGTACTGATCTCAGCCATTGAGACAGTGGGGATATCTGCTATTCTCCCTTTCATCTCTCTGGCGAATGATTTTTCACTGGCAACTGCAAATAAATATTATAACTATGTTTACCAGTTGCTGGGATTCAATTCCCCGGAAAAATTCATCATTGTTTTTGGATACCTACTGATTATTTTCTATATATCCAGAGGTTTTATAAACCTTTTATATTTTTATCTTATACATAAATTCTCTCAGGGGATGTACCTTTCTTTAGGGACAAGACTGTTCACAAATTATGTCAATATCAAATATCAGGATATGACCACAAGAAACAGCTCTGATCTTTCCAAAAAGCTTATTACTGAAATGGATTTTGCTGCAAAATATTTTTATGCATTCCTGCTTCTAATATCAGAGCTTTTTGTTTCAACTTTTTTATATTGTGCTCTTCTATATGTTGATTACAAAGTAACAATAGCTCTTACACTTTTTATGGGCATTATGGTTGTAACCCTGCTCAAAACAGTTTCAGTACTTATTAAAAAAGAAGGGAACAAAAGAAATTCTTTTCAGGAAAAATATTACAGAGCTATCAGTGAAACACTTAACAATCTGAAATTTATCAAACTCCTTTCCGGTGAAAAAAAAGCTGTCGCCAGCCTACAGGAATCCGGCAAAGGTTATACCCGCTCTGTGGTGATGAACAACACCTATTCCACAGTACCAAGGCTTTCACTTGAAGGAATAGGTTTCAGTCTATTGATAGGAGCATTACTGCTGACTCTTGTTCAGGGAGGTCAGATAAGCCGGATCATCCCGGTTATATCTCTTTTTGCTCTTGCGATGTACAGACTTCTTCCTTCTGCAAACAGAATATTGAACAGCTACAATATTATGCAGTTTTATTCAAAAACACTTGATCTTATATATGAAGACTACAATATAGAAACGCAAAAACTTGGAAATGAGCCTATAGATTTTAACAATGAAATATCAATCGAGAACCTTTCATTCAAATACAATACAAATACTGTTCTTGATAATATCACATTAAATATTAAAAAAGGTGAAAAAATAGCTCTGATCGGGGAAAGCGGTTCGGGCAAAAGTACTTTAGCCGATATAATAATCGGAATGTACAGTTCGTACTCAGGCAAAGTAAAGGTCGATGGTGTTGAACTGGGTAACAGCAATCTCCTCTCATGGAGAAAAAAGATAGGCTACATTCCCCAGTCAATCTATCTTTTTGATTCTACTGTAGCTGAGAATGTAACATTCGGAAGATCCTACGATGAAGAAAAAATATATAATTCTTTAGAAAAATCTAAAATTTTATCCCACCTTGAACATAAAGACGGTCTCCAGACAATGGTTGGAGAAAATGGAACACAGCTATCCGGCGGGCAAAAACAAAGGATAGGAATCGCAAGGGCTTTATACGGCAATCCTGAAGTTTACGTTATGGATGAAGCAACAGCTTCTCTGGACAAAGAAACAGAGTCACAAATAATGGAGCAGTTTTTTGAAATTGGTAAGAATAAAACGCTCATTATAATCGCTCACAGACTATCTACAATTGAAAAATGCGACACTGTTTACAGAATAAAAGATAAAAAAATATATATAGAGAAAAAAAATGACGAATAA
- a CDS encoding N-acetylneuraminate synthase family protein: MNTINIADKKIGSGQPVFIIAEVAQAHDGSLGNAFSYIDAAKKAGADAVKFQTHFANEESTPDEPWRIKFSRQDKTRFDYWKRMEFTPEQWKELKEYADSIDIIFLSSPFSEKAFNLLEEINIPAWKVASGEITNFPMLEAMASTGKPVLISTGMHGYKDISSAIDVCQKKGAQVALFQCSSMYPCPPEKVGLNLIAEMKSRYNIPTGFSDHTADIFAGVGAAALGADIIESHIVFSKDCFGPDVSSSLTVNEFAKMVEGVRYISSVMKSPVSKEEMAENMAPMRSLFTKSIVAAEDLPKGTILSPEKVKFKKPGSGIPPEKLSSICGKVIKQDIAVDTLLQTDFFED; this comes from the coding sequence ATGAACACAATAAATATCGCAGACAAAAAAATAGGCAGCGGACAGCCTGTCTTCATAATTGCTGAAGTGGCTCAAGCCCACGACGGAAGTCTTGGCAATGCTTTCAGTTATATTGATGCAGCTAAAAAAGCCGGAGCTGATGCTGTAAAATTCCAGACCCATTTCGCCAATGAAGAAAGTACTCCTGATGAGCCATGGAGAATTAAATTCAGCCGTCAGGATAAAACCCGCTTTGACTACTGGAAAAGAATGGAATTTACCCCGGAGCAATGGAAAGAACTCAAAGAGTATGCGGACAGCATTGATATTATCTTCTTAAGTTCTCCATTTTCGGAAAAGGCTTTTAATTTATTGGAAGAAATAAATATCCCGGCCTGGAAAGTTGCTTCCGGCGAAATTACAAATTTTCCCATGCTTGAGGCCATGGCCAGTACTGGCAAACCTGTTCTTATCTCTACTGGAATGCATGGCTATAAGGATATCTCTAGCGCGATAGATGTATGCCAGAAAAAAGGTGCTCAGGTTGCTCTCTTTCAGTGTTCAAGCATGTATCCCTGTCCGCCGGAAAAAGTCGGCCTCAACCTCATTGCTGAAATGAAATCCCGCTATAACATTCCTACAGGTTTTTCAGACCACACAGCAGACATCTTTGCAGGAGTAGGAGCTGCGGCCCTTGGTGCAGACATAATAGAGTCACATATTGTTTTCAGTAAAGACTGTTTCGGGCCTGATGTTTCATCCTCATTGACTGTAAATGAATTTGCAAAAATGGTGGAAGGGGTAAGATATATTTCTTCTGTCATGAAATCCCCTGTTTCAAAAGAGGAAATGGCTGAAAATATGGCTCCAATGCGTTCGCTTTTTACCAAAAGCATTGTAGCGGCAGAAGACCTGCCTAAAGGCACAATTCTCAGTCCTGAAAAAGTAAAATTTAAAAAACCGGGATCAGGGATTCCTCCTGAAAAACTGTCTTCTATTTGCGGCAAAGTAATCAAGCAGGATATAGCAGTAGACACATTGCTACAAACTGATTTTTTCGAGGATTAA
- a CDS encoding sulfotransferase family protein codes for MKEYILDHLCGDIPYLVSITRKKIRNIAARNSESLALSKTEIGEYAKKNSIFGNAEYQIYEELSGHIKISSEKKALFVSVGKNGSSKVIQTMIEDLLHKDFKSRDEYICYRNLWYSKVETKINFALELDKIINDNSYFKFTIVRNPYQRLVSAWKNRVRDKSCLVHNIGYYRDFRTFSFPKFVNYIYKNKFNYSNLDQHWRPQHICIYSPVIEYDFIGHLENFNNDFKFILDKIGGSKNSYEKVNQRVNSTDKSDLRSFYTKELQDKVYDIYQKDFEMFNYGYEIPD; via the coding sequence TTGAAAGAATATATACTTGATCATTTATGTGGCGATATCCCTTATCTCGTTTCAATAACGAGGAAAAAAATAAGAAATATAGCCGCCAGAAATTCTGAAAGCCTTGCTCTGTCTAAAACAGAGATTGGCGAATATGCCAAAAAAAATAGTATATTTGGAAATGCTGAGTATCAGATTTATGAAGAATTATCCGGGCACATTAAGATAAGCAGTGAAAAAAAAGCGTTATTTGTAAGTGTTGGTAAAAATGGATCTTCTAAAGTTATACAGACCATGATTGAAGATTTACTGCATAAAGATTTTAAAAGTAGAGATGAATATATTTGCTATAGGAATTTGTGGTATTCTAAAGTTGAAACTAAAATAAATTTTGCTTTAGAATTAGATAAAATAATAAATGATAATTCCTATTTTAAATTTACAATAGTAAGAAATCCATACCAGAGACTTGTTTCTGCATGGAAAAATAGAGTAAGAGATAAGTCCTGCCTTGTTCACAATATAGGTTACTACAGAGATTTTAGAACTTTTTCATTCCCAAAATTTGTGAACTACATTTATAAAAATAAATTTAATTATTCAAATCTTGATCAGCATTGGCGCCCGCAGCATATCTGCATATATTCACCGGTGATAGAATACGATTTTATCGGCCACCTTGAAAATTTTAATAATGATTTCAAATTTATCTTAGATAAAATAGGCGGCAGCAAAAATAGTTATGAAAAAGTAAACCAGCGGGTTAACTCAACAGACAAAAGTGATCTTAGAAGTTTTTATACAAAAGAACTTCAGGATAAAGTTTACGATATTTATCAGAAAGACTTTGAAATGTTCAACTATGGTTATGAAATTCCAGATTAG
- the neuC gene encoding UDP-N-acetylglucosamine 2-epimerase → MSAHRKVCVVITARPSYSRIKTALQAIKEHPDLELQIVLSASAILDRYGKVEDTIESDGFKIDARVQTIIEGDTLKASVKSTGLGLIELPSVFERLEPDMVVTIADRFETIATAISAAYMNIPLVHVQGGEVTGSIDEKVRHAITKLADIHLVSNSLAHERIIRLGEIPENIFITGCPSIDLAAKIHPTTELDFSPMEKYNGVGVPIAEDQDYLVVLQHPVTTEYGLAQEQVNCTLEAITELNIPTFWFWPNVDAGTDGTSKAIRIHREQFPTAPIHYFKNFAPMDFLKLISCAKVLVGNSSAGIRESSFLGVPVVNIGTRQNGRQRGKNVVDVNYDKQQISEAIKRQFNHGRYEQSFIYGDGKSGKRIAETLATVTLTNKKRLTY, encoded by the coding sequence ATGTCAGCCCACCGTAAAGTATGCGTTGTTATAACTGCGCGCCCCAGTTACTCCAGAATAAAAACCGCACTTCAGGCTATTAAAGAACATCCTGATCTTGAACTGCAGATTGTCCTATCAGCCTCTGCAATTCTCGATAGGTACGGTAAAGTTGAAGACACAATTGAGTCTGACGGGTTCAAGATTGACGCTCGTGTTCAGACCATTATCGAAGGCGATACTCTGAAAGCCTCTGTCAAATCAACAGGACTTGGTCTGATAGAGCTACCTTCTGTATTTGAAAGACTTGAGCCTGATATGGTGGTAACAATCGCAGATCGCTTTGAAACAATTGCAACTGCAATATCAGCAGCTTATATGAACATTCCTCTCGTACATGTTCAGGGAGGCGAGGTTACCGGATCGATAGACGAAAAAGTCCGGCATGCCATAACAAAGCTGGCTGATATCCATCTCGTTTCCAACAGTCTGGCCCACGAAAGAATCATCCGGCTCGGAGAAATTCCTGAGAATATCTTTATCACTGGATGCCCGTCCATCGATCTTGCAGCCAAGATTCATCCAACTACTGAATTAGATTTTTCGCCTATGGAAAAATATAACGGTGTAGGAGTCCCGATAGCAGAAGATCAGGATTATCTGGTAGTATTGCAGCATCCTGTAACCACTGAATATGGTCTGGCACAGGAGCAGGTAAACTGCACTCTTGAAGCAATTACAGAGCTGAATATTCCAACATTCTGGTTCTGGCCTAATGTTGATGCCGGAACGGATGGAACGTCAAAAGCTATTCGTATTCACAGAGAACAATTTCCTACTGCACCCATACATTACTTTAAAAACTTTGCCCCCATGGACTTTCTTAAGCTTATCTCCTGCGCCAAAGTCCTTGTCGGCAACTCCAGCGCGGGAATACGTGAGTCTTCATTTCTTGGCGTTCCTGTAGTGAATATAGGAACAAGGCAGAACGGAAGGCAACGTGGCAAGAATGTCGTTGACGTAAATTATGACAAGCAACAGATATCCGAGGCAATAAAACGCCAGTTTAATCACGGCAGATATGAGCAGTCTTTTATTTACGGAGATGGGAAATCAGGCAAAAGGATCGCTGAAACACTGGCAACGGTAACTCTCACTAACAAAAAAAGGTTAACATACTGA
- the asnB gene encoding asparagine synthase (glutamine-hydrolyzing): MCGIFGIYGPKAQTPPNCDNIEHRGPDSQGELRLNDLYFKHFRLAIIGEQKFASQPMLSRDGKIAIIFNGEIYNYKELASWLGNPSLAEEGDTRVLVELIAKLGSKCLPKLNGMFAFAAFNKETQSLIVARDRLGIKPLYYTTDDKSFIFSSEIKGFASSISLKMDKTKLDNYLKYASYPSKCETFYENIFQVAPGHFIEVSENGLNYNKFYDIQDDILKWIDKRPQISTYEELFENSIQIRMRSDVPVSLHYSGGTDSTALLLKMKEIYGKVPVISFTMAFEGEEDESCLTEKYCRDLGVENIKVRFDPEETPELSAKLSWLQDEPFGGIPAIAYYKMNIAERRQGFIVSLEGQGGDETLAGYLSHEVMGLLDMHEQGNAKECIMNMATQMNKPVEEIIKQGSAFFNSGFQGHVDMTDIRTSSNCHPDIFVDKLRTIQLNDITNRKIPRVLRFNDRSSMGAGREIRFPLLDHRVVACGVALKHEDKFSSGLGKSPLRKIIERHLPDVACAPKRSVVTPQTRWLKGCLKKWALERIQILRDSNKIENHYFDRVEDFYNNPDPQNSFPVWQLINLSYFIKNI, from the coding sequence ATGTGTGGGATATTCGGCATATACGGACCTAAGGCTCAAACTCCTCCAAACTGTGACAACATAGAGCATAGAGGCCCTGATTCTCAAGGAGAATTACGTCTCAACGATTTATATTTCAAACACTTCAGGCTTGCCATAATTGGCGAACAAAAATTTGCCTCCCAGCCGATGCTCTCACGTGATGGCAAAATCGCTATCATCTTTAATGGAGAAATATATAACTATAAAGAGCTTGCTTCATGGCTCGGAAATCCTTCCCTAGCAGAAGAAGGTGATACCAGAGTTCTTGTAGAATTAATTGCCAAATTAGGCAGTAAATGCTTGCCCAAACTTAATGGGATGTTTGCTTTTGCCGCTTTTAATAAGGAAACCCAAAGTCTTATTGTCGCCCGTGATAGACTGGGAATTAAGCCCTTGTACTACACTACAGACGACAAATCTTTCATTTTTTCGTCAGAGATTAAAGGATTTGCTTCATCCATTTCTTTAAAAATGGATAAAACTAAATTAGATAATTATTTAAAGTACGCAAGCTATCCCTCAAAATGTGAAACTTTTTATGAAAATATTTTTCAGGTTGCTCCCGGACATTTCATTGAAGTTTCCGAGAATGGCCTTAACTACAACAAATTCTATGATATACAAGATGATATCCTGAAATGGATTGATAAGAGACCGCAAATATCAACATATGAAGAGTTGTTTGAGAACTCAATACAAATACGTATGCGCAGTGATGTCCCCGTCTCTCTTCATTACAGTGGAGGAACTGATAGCACAGCGTTACTTCTTAAGATGAAGGAAATTTACGGTAAAGTTCCCGTGATCTCTTTCACCATGGCATTCGAAGGTGAAGAAGATGAATCTTGCCTGACAGAAAAATATTGCCGCGATTTGGGAGTGGAAAATATAAAAGTCAGATTCGACCCTGAAGAAACTCCTGAATTATCTGCAAAACTAAGTTGGCTTCAAGATGAACCTTTTGGGGGAATACCAGCTATTGCATATTATAAAATGAATATAGCTGAACGAAGGCAGGGATTTATTGTCAGCCTCGAAGGACAGGGCGGTGATGAAACTTTAGCAGGGTATCTCTCTCACGAAGTCATGGGCCTTCTGGACATGCATGAACAAGGGAATGCTAAAGAATGTATAATGAACATGGCCACACAGATGAACAAACCGGTTGAAGAAATTATTAAACAGGGTTCTGCCTTCTTTAATTCAGGATTTCAAGGCCATGTTGATATGACTGATATTCGCACATCATCAAACTGCCACCCGGATATATTTGTAGATAAGCTCAGAACGATTCAATTGAATGATATAACTAACAGAAAAATTCCTAGAGTTCTCCGCTTTAATGACCGCTCCAGCATGGGTGCCGGACGCGAAATTCGTTTTCCTTTGCTTGATCACCGGGTAGTGGCGTGCGGGGTGGCTTTAAAACATGAAGACAAATTTTCCTCTGGACTCGGAAAATCACCTTTACGCAAAATAATAGAACGCCACTTACCTGACGTTGCCTGCGCCCCTAAAAGATCAGTTGTAACCCCACAGACTCGCTGGTTGAAAGGTTGTTTAAAAAAATGGGCCTTAGAAAGAATCCAAATCCTAAGAGACAGCAACAAAATTGAAAATCATTATTTTGATCGTGTCGAGGACTTTTATAACAACCCGGATCCTCAAAACTCTTTTCCTGTTTGGCAGCTAATCAATCTATCGTATTTTATAAAAAATATTTAG
- a CDS encoding NAD-dependent epimerase/dehydratase family protein, which produces MQNSKILITGGAGAIGLNLIERLLGLGVDSILVLDNLSSGYENYLPEDDRIIFHNSDIGDIESFRDTMEKFAPHYVFHLAAHFANQNSVDHPFKDVQANIIGTMNLLEICKKNKNLKKFVYTSSSCVYGNSAIMREDDYIYPHETPYAINKYTAELYVKYYASMYAVPTVSIRVFNTYGPYEPHGQYRNVIPNFIVRAMKGEPLFITGDGTETRDFTFVGNTAQLLTLAALSNVADGDIFNGGTGKATRIIDLAEMILKYTGSSSEIIFKERRNWDAVKDRLSNIDKSRKILGYEPEVPLQEGLKITVDWYMNDYNYE; this is translated from the coding sequence ATGCAGAACTCTAAAATATTGATTACCGGCGGCGCAGGTGCGATAGGTCTAAATCTTATAGAAAGGCTTCTGGGGCTGGGTGTGGACTCCATCCTTGTTCTGGACAACCTCTCCTCAGGATATGAAAACTACCTCCCTGAAGACGACCGCATAATATTTCATAATTCGGATATCGGAGATATTGAATCGTTTCGGGATACTATGGAAAAATTTGCTCCGCATTATGTCTTTCACCTTGCAGCACATTTTGCCAACCAGAACTCAGTTGACCACCCTTTCAAGGATGTTCAGGCTAATATCATCGGCACCATGAACCTTCTTGAAATATGCAAAAAAAATAAAAACCTTAAAAAGTTTGTCTACACATCTTCATCCTGCGTATACGGAAATTCCGCCATTATGCGTGAGGACGACTATATCTATCCGCATGAGACTCCTTATGCCATTAACAAGTATACTGCTGAGCTATATGTAAAATATTACGCCTCCATGTATGCTGTTCCCACAGTCTCAATACGGGTCTTCAACACTTACGGACCATACGAGCCTCACGGACAATACCGCAATGTCATCCCGAATTTCATCGTCCGGGCCATGAAGGGTGAACCTCTGTTCATAACTGGGGACGGAACCGAAACCAGAGATTTTACTTTTGTGGGAAATACAGCACAGCTGCTCACACTTGCGGCTCTCTCAAATGTTGCTGACGGTGACATTTTTAACGGCGGGACAGGTAAAGCAACCAGAATCATAGATCTGGCTGAAATGATCCTGAAATATACCGGATCATCATCTGAAATAATATTCAAGGAACGCCGCAACTGGGATGCAGTTAAAGATCGCCTGTCAAATATAGACAAATCCCGTAAAATTCTCGGCTACGAACCGGAAGTGCCACTGCAGGAAGGTCTTAAAATCACCGTCGACTGGTACATGAATGATTATAACTACGAATAG
- a CDS encoding NAD(P)-dependent oxidoreductase — translation MLKILNAEPDRYSRKAFETLKQIAQVDEINLSGSDLLKASSQYDILIVRLRSYISKDFFTPESRMKYLVTATTGIDHVDTRAAEENGTTILNLRGETDFLRTITATSEHTIGLILALLRHIPFAHKSVLENNWNRDLFIGRDLCSQTLGLIGLGRLGSKVAEFAKAFDMKIKAYDPFIPDKEWPEYVERCSSLSEILSSSSIISLHVHLDDSTKGMIGETEVKKMANGAVIINTSRGALINEQALLDGLNSGKLGGAALDVLAEEIHDGSKNSPLLSYAIKHDNLIITPHIGGATLDSMHNTEEFMVKKLIDRLSKDGIIKP, via the coding sequence ATGCTAAAAATACTTAACGCGGAACCGGATAGATACAGCCGTAAGGCCTTTGAGACTCTGAAACAGATTGCACAGGTTGATGAGATCAATCTCAGTGGATCTGATCTTCTCAAAGCATCGTCACAATATGATATTCTTATAGTGCGTCTGCGCAGTTATATAAGTAAGGATTTTTTTACCCCTGAAAGCAGAATGAAATATCTTGTAACAGCTACAACAGGTATAGACCACGTTGATACCAGGGCTGCAGAAGAAAACGGAACAACAATTCTGAACCTCAGAGGTGAGACCGATTTTTTAAGGACAATCACCGCAACAAGTGAACACACCATCGGGCTTATTTTAGCCCTTTTAAGGCATATTCCGTTCGCGCATAAGTCTGTCCTCGAAAATAACTGGAACAGAGACCTCTTTATCGGCAGAGATCTTTGCAGCCAGACTTTAGGGCTTATAGGACTTGGACGTTTAGGTTCAAAAGTAGCTGAATTTGCAAAAGCATTTGATATGAAGATAAAGGCTTATGACCCATTTATCCCTGACAAAGAATGGCCTGAATATGTTGAACGGTGCTCAAGTCTCTCGGAAATATTATCCTCAAGTTCAATAATATCTCTGCATGTACATCTGGATGACAGTACAAAAGGCATGATCGGCGAAACAGAAGTAAAAAAAATGGCCAATGGTGCAGTTATCATAAATACATCAAGGGGAGCCTTAATCAACGAACAAGCTCTTCTCGACGGCCTAAATAGTGGTAAACTGGGTGGAGCCGCACTGGATGTTCTGGCTGAGGAGATTCACGATGGTTCAAAAAACAGTCCCCTGCTCTCCTACGCTATAAAACACGATAATCTGATAATTACTCCGCACATAGGCGGAGCAACTCTGGATTCAATGCATAATACTGAAGAATTCATGGTAAAAAAATTAATCGACAGACTCTCTAAAGACGGCATTATCAAGCCTTGA